One Paenibacillus sp. FSL W8-0186 genomic window carries:
- a CDS encoding YwmB family TATA-box binding protein produces MKNRWGILMVVIVVGAIIIKSLNTAGTAAMADAANSAEAASSRTQLSQLLAASEGLIQGSRQATVKWQGEWHTMLSLEAAGERLADRLGLADRYTEKVHGNQVFYAEGSSGEAEDVIHGKLALTLQEEGSYYVILRLENGTDESLQRLPEAGESWGELLLREGVRAKWNAALQGEAAVVSAPDWPDFWQNDSAGAGEANPMPALAAFAKLESRIKEQLKLRAVESFADERTVSKSYSTEDLPIKARSAGQEISLQIGLHWNTESERYDVSIGSPLLTVEY; encoded by the coding sequence GTGAAAAATCGTTGGGGAATTCTCATGGTGGTTATTGTTGTCGGAGCAATCATTATCAAGTCGTTGAACACAGCTGGCACAGCCGCTATGGCAGATGCCGCAAATTCGGCCGAGGCTGCATCATCCCGGACGCAGCTCAGCCAACTGCTGGCTGCAAGCGAAGGTCTGATCCAGGGCAGCAGGCAGGCCACCGTAAAGTGGCAAGGGGAATGGCATACGATGTTGTCCTTGGAGGCAGCGGGGGAGCGGCTCGCTGATCGTTTGGGACTGGCGGATCGTTATACGGAAAAAGTGCATGGAAATCAGGTGTTTTACGCTGAGGGATCTTCCGGAGAGGCGGAAGACGTTATCCATGGCAAGCTGGCGTTAACGCTGCAGGAGGAAGGGAGCTATTATGTCATTCTGCGGCTGGAGAATGGAACGGACGAAAGCTTGCAGCGGCTGCCAGAGGCCGGAGAGTCCTGGGGAGAGTTGCTTCTCAGAGAGGGAGTACGCGCTAAATGGAATGCCGCCCTTCAGGGGGAGGCTGCTGTCGTTAGTGCGCCGGACTGGCCAGATTTTTGGCAAAATGATTCCGCCGGAGCAGGAGAGGCCAATCCTATGCCGGCCCTGGCTGCCTTTGCCAAGCTTGAGTCGCGGATAAAGGAGCAGTTGAAGCTGCGGGCGGTGGAGAGTTTTGCGGACGAGCGGACGGTCAGCAAATCTTATTCTACCGAGGACTTGCCGATTAAGGCACGGAGTGCCGGACAAGAGATCAGCCTGCAGATTGGACTGCATTGGAATACAGAGTCGGAGCGTTATGACGTATCCATCGGTTCGCCGTTGTTGACTGTCGAATATTAA
- a CDS encoding endospore germination permease codes for MNPPKPTALQAIMTIMLTVGITNHVFIIPALLQVAKRDAWFSVILSIVPFALLTLLIAYISARTKGKSLPDWLESNYGKRLSIPFKFISAAYFLGTAWFALFDTIMWTKVTFLPYTPMVITAAVLMLICLIAAQLGVNSMAYASGVLLPFVVLLGFYVATVNVQYKDYHQLLPLLEHGWAPPLKGIIYACTGLFEIFFLLFLQPYLKTPLTNKHFMIVGFILVGLTLGPLTGSIAEFNPHEASLQRYPAYEQWRIAGFGKYVSQTDFFSIYQWLAGVTVRIAVALFIATDIWNISKKRQRSALLLFYAVGLTLLCLTTFTDIQFQHLMIRFMFPFNTGLILIVTLLLAFAVFISAHKKGESGT; via the coding sequence ATGAACCCCCCGAAACCTACGGCCCTGCAAGCCATCATGACCATCATGCTCACGGTCGGCATCACGAACCATGTATTTATTATTCCCGCGCTGCTTCAGGTCGCTAAGAGGGATGCCTGGTTTTCCGTCATTCTATCGATCGTGCCATTTGCCCTGCTTACCCTGCTGATTGCGTATATTTCTGCCCGTACCAAAGGTAAATCCTTGCCTGACTGGCTCGAAAGCAATTATGGGAAAAGGCTGTCCATTCCGTTCAAATTCATTTCCGCCGCCTATTTTCTTGGCACGGCCTGGTTCGCTCTGTTCGACACCATTATGTGGACGAAGGTAACGTTCCTGCCCTACACGCCGATGGTCATCACGGCCGCCGTGTTAATGCTGATCTGCCTGATTGCCGCTCAGCTGGGAGTTAACTCCATGGCCTACGCCTCCGGCGTCCTGCTGCCGTTCGTTGTTCTTTTGGGATTTTATGTAGCGACGGTTAATGTTCAATACAAAGATTACCACCAATTGCTGCCCCTTCTGGAGCATGGCTGGGCTCCGCCCTTAAAGGGTATCATTTACGCATGTACGGGATTGTTCGAGATTTTTTTTCTTCTGTTTCTGCAGCCTTATTTAAAAACACCTTTGACCAACAAGCATTTTATGATCGTTGGCTTCATTCTTGTCGGTCTAACACTTGGCCCGCTCACCGGTTCCATCGCGGAATTCAATCCGCACGAAGCGTCCCTTCAGCGTTATCCCGCCTATGAACAGTGGAGGATCGCAGGGTTTGGAAAGTACGTCTCCCAGACCGATTTCTTCTCGATCTACCAATGGCTGGCCGGAGTAACTGTCCGTATTGCCGTAGCTTTATTCATCGCGACGGACATATGGAATATCAGCAAGAAGCGCCAGCGCAGTGCACTGCTGTTGTTCTACGCCGTTGGCTTGACCCTGCTGTGCCTCACCACCTTTACGGATATCCAATTTCAGCATCTGATGATCCGGTTCATGTTTCCGTTCAATACGGGCCTCATTCTGATCGTTACCCTGCTGCTAGCCTTTGCCGTCTTTATTTCAGCCCATAAGAAAGGAGAATCCGGCACATGA
- a CDS encoding spore germination protein, with the protein MRSRNGHEAVEPDCPARPTALFEEFPEPTVQNIERNRHLPLSLLPKNTLLRDLTAKVYSGSLIIYFQKQNAFFSLDIAAPPARNPEEPTTEPSIKGPHDGFTEELTTNTGLLRKRLRTHSLCVEHFTAGRRGENKIGLFYIQDIINEEILQEIRTNLSKIDTDAIVGTSYIESIVANKKSAFFPLSDYTGRPDFTVDALLKGKFAVIVDGIPVAILAPVSIITLFTSPEDENTSSYIVAMQKILRVLGLLISMLLPGFYVALTSFNLEQIPLPLLATISNSRHGLPFPVQMEAFIMLFLFEIFNEAGRRLPKTVGQTVTVVGGLIIGDSAIRAGITSPTIIVAVAISMVATYTLVNQSLTGTVSQFRLYILFVSSILGMFGFLVSVIGLVFYLAYLESYGVPYLSPLSPFHRKDIVQAIINRPSGSSNQRAETFQPRDNTSKGE; encoded by the coding sequence TTGCGAAGCCGTAACGGACACGAAGCAGTTGAACCAGACTGCCCTGCCCGGCCGACAGCACTATTCGAGGAATTCCCCGAACCGACAGTTCAAAATATCGAGCGTAACCGCCATCTTCCTCTAAGCCTGCTGCCCAAAAACACATTGCTGCGGGATCTGACCGCGAAGGTGTACAGCGGAAGCTTAATCATCTATTTTCAGAAGCAGAATGCCTTTTTCAGTCTCGACATTGCCGCCCCGCCGGCCCGGAACCCCGAGGAGCCTACAACGGAACCCTCCATCAAGGGGCCGCATGACGGGTTCACCGAGGAACTGACTACAAATACCGGACTGCTGCGCAAGCGCCTGCGGACACATTCCCTTTGCGTGGAGCATTTTACTGCCGGGAGGCGCGGCGAGAATAAGATCGGCCTTTTTTATATTCAGGACATTATTAACGAAGAAATACTGCAGGAAATACGTACAAATTTAAGCAAAATTGACACCGACGCGATTGTAGGCACATCTTACATTGAGAGTATCGTAGCGAATAAAAAAAGTGCCTTCTTCCCATTATCAGATTACACCGGGCGGCCTGATTTTACCGTTGATGCACTGCTCAAGGGGAAATTTGCCGTCATCGTGGACGGCATTCCAGTGGCCATCCTTGCTCCCGTGTCGATCATCACCCTTTTTACCTCACCGGAGGATGAGAATACTTCCAGCTACATTGTAGCCATGCAGAAAATTCTCCGCGTTTTGGGCCTGCTGATCTCCATGCTGCTGCCAGGGTTTTATGTCGCGCTCACAAGCTTTAATTTGGAGCAGATACCGCTTCCCCTGCTGGCAACGATCAGCAACTCACGGCATGGCCTTCCCTTTCCCGTTCAGATGGAGGCCTTCATCATGCTGTTTTTGTTTGAAATTTTCAATGAAGCCGGACGGCGTTTGCCCAAGACTGTGGGACAGACGGTAACCGTTGTCGGCGGACTGATCATCGGCGATTCCGCCATTCGGGCGGGCATCACCTCGCCGACGATTATCGTAGCGGTTGCCATCTCAATGGTAGCGACCTACACCCTTGTGAACCAATCACTTACAGGAACGGTATCGCAGTTTCGCTTGTATATTCTGTTTGTTTCTTCCATCCTGGGCATGTTCGGATTTTTGGTCAGCGTTATCGGCCTCGTCTTTTATTTAGCCTATCTCGAGTCATACGGCGTTCCCTATTTGTCACCGCTGTCTCCGTTCCACAGGAAGGATATCGTCCAAGCCATCATAAATAGGCCGTCTGGCAGCAGTAATCAGCGGGCAGAGACATTTCAGCCTCGGGATAATACTTCGAAAGGAGAATAG